A segment of the Candidatus Latescibacter sp. genome:
CAAGAACGCCATAAAGAAAACCTACGGCAAGAAGGGCGAAAAGGTCGTCCAGATGAATTTCAACGCGGTGGATGCGGCCAAGGACAATGTGTTCAAGGTCAACTATCCGAAGGAAGCCGCCTCGACTCTCCGCATGCCTCCGGTTGTTCCCGCGAACGCCCCGAAGTTCGTCCAGGAAGTAACCGCCGGGATGATTAAAAACAAGGGCGACGATATTCCCGTTTCCAAGTTCCCGGTGGACGGTACCTATCCGATGGGAACCACCCAGTATGAGAAACGGAACATCGCTACTTTGATTCCGATCTGGAAGCCTGAGCTCTGCATCCAGTGCGGCACCTGTTCATTTGTATGTCCCCACGCCACCATCCGTCTAAAAATATACGATCCCGAATACCTGGGAAACGCCCCCTCACAATTCAGGTCGGTGGACGCAAAGGGCGGCCCGCAGTACAAAGGCAAGAAGTACACCGTTCAGGTGGCCCCGGAGGATTGCACCGGCTGCGGCGCCTGTGTGGAGAATTGTCCCGGCGCGCAAAAGGATGCCCAGGGCAACAAGACCGGAATCAAAGCCATCAATATGGAGAACCAGTTCGAAAACCGGCTCACCGAAATGGAGAGCTATGAATTCTTCCTTTCCCTCCCGGATACCGACCCGTCCCTGTTCAACCGCGCCACTCTCAAGGGCAGCCAGCTTCTCCGCCCGCTGTTCGAGTTTTCCGGGGCCTGCGCGGGATGCGGTGAGACCCCGTATGTGAAGCTTCTCACCCAGCTTTTCGGAGATCACATCATCATCGCAAATGCCACCGGCTGCTCATCCATTTACGGCGGCAACCTGCCCACTACCCCGTACACAACCAATAAGGACGGCCGCGGCCCGGCCTGGTCAAACTCCCTTTTTGAGGATAACGCGGAATTCGGATTCGGATACCGCCTCACTCTGGATTCATTCAGCGGACAGGCCAAGGGATACCTGAACAAGGCGGTTGAAGAAGGGCTGGTGGACAGTGCGCTCGCTCAGAAAATTCTCTCCCAGGATCAATCGACCCAGGAAGGAATCGAAGCCCAGCGCGCCAGTGTGGCGGAGCTGAAAAAAACCGTGGCATCGGCAAAAGATGGCGCCGGTACCGCCGCGCAGCTCGACAACCTGGCCGATTACCTGGCCAGGAAGGATGTATGGGTTCTTGGCGGCGACGGCTGGGCGTATGACATCGGTTACGGTGGCCTCGACCATGTTATCGCCAGCGGCCGGAATGTGAATATCCTGGTCCTGGATACCGAGGTGTATTCCAACACCGGCGGGCAGATGTCCAAGTCCACCCCACGGGGAGCTGTCGCCAAATTCGCCGCGGCCGGGAAACCCCTGGGCAAAAAGGACCTGGGCATGATGGCCATGACCTACGGCACCGTTTTTGTCGCCCGGGTCGCCATGGGCGCCAACCCGGCGCAGACTGTCCGGGCGTTCAACGAAGCCGCCTCCTTTGACGGGCCTTCTCTTATTATCGCCTACTCGACTTGTATCTCACACGGCATCGACCTGACTTACGGCATGGAGGAGCAGAAGAAGGCGGTGACCAGCGGACACTTCCCGATATACCGGTATGACCCGCGCCTGGCTTCCCAGGGCAAGAATCCTTTTCAGATGGATTCCAAGGAGCCGACTACTTCGCTCGATGATTTCCGTTTCGGCGAGAACCGCTACATGATGCTCAAGAAGAGCGACCCGGAGCGCGCGGCCATGCTGTCCAAACTTGCCGAAAAGGATATGCGCCGGACTCAAAAAATGTATCGGAGCCTTGCGGAGATCCCTTATGGAGAGGAAAACAAGGAATAATGGTTCTTCTCCAAACCCGAATTATGCATGTAAAAGGGATTTTAGTCTCTGTGAGCGTTAAAACTACAGCCCCCTAAATCCCCCAAAGGGGGACTTAAAAGACTGCAAAACAAGGCATAATCGGTTTATTAAAAAAGTTACATTTTTGCATTTTTATCTTTACCACGAAAAGTCCCTCCTCGGGGGATTTAGGGGGCTGCTTTCCAAAATTAATAATAAGTATTTGTTTAAAAAAGAGTTAAGAAAATGTTACAGTAAGTTTGTGAATAATTCGGGCTAAAAAGCTGGTAAAGAAATTTACGTATAGGAGAGACAATTCCTTTTTTTAAAAACCATTGACTTTCATGTTAATTCATTGTATAATTTTTATATCATAATGGTTTCTCGATCGTTCAAACCTTAACAAAGGATGAAACCGATGGAAAAGGAAGATCTCTGGGGAAAAATCAAAAAATCCGTGACTAAAGGTGTAACAGTCGCCGCGGAAAAAACGGAAGAGCTGGCCAGACTGGGGAGAGCAAAGTTTGATGTTCTCAATACCAG
Coding sequences within it:
- the nifJ gene encoding pyruvate:ferredoxin (flavodoxin) oxidoreductase yields the protein MNRRMTTIDGNSAVAGVAHATNEVIAIYPITPSSGMGEVADALSAAGNKNIWGIIPEVVEMQSEAGAAGAVHGALSTGALTTTFTASQGLLLMIPNMYKIAGELTPAVFHVSGRALATHALSIFGDHSDVMSTRSTGFALFCSGSVQEAQDFALIAQAAALESRIPFIHFFDGFRTSHEYTKIEELSMDDIRAMIDDRFVFAHRNRALTPDRPAIKGTAQNPDVYFQGRETVNKFYEAAPSIVQKCMDKFARLVGRQYKLFEYYGAPDAERVIMTMGSSTETVHEVVDFLAAKGEKVGVVKVRLFRPFDENAMVAALPKTVKAIACLDRTKEPGALGEPLYEDVRTAIGEVMDAGSVPFYKYPKIVGGRYGLGSKEFSPQMVKGIFDNLALEIPKNHFTVGIIDDVTNASIAPDASFRLDDEGVFNAMFYGLGSDGTVGANQNTIKIIGENTNNYAQGYFVYDSRKAGSLTTSHVRFGPTPIRKPYLIDRAQFVACHNFSFLEKYDMLDNIDEGGTFLLNSPYGPDEVWDKIPVEVQKQIIDKKLSFYVIDGIDLGHRLGLGARINMIMQTAFFVISGFMAQEKAIELIKNAIKKTYGKKGEKVVQMNFNAVDAAKDNVFKVNYPKEAASTLRMPPVVPANAPKFVQEVTAGMIKNKGDDIPVSKFPVDGTYPMGTTQYEKRNIATLIPIWKPELCIQCGTCSFVCPHATIRLKIYDPEYLGNAPSQFRSVDAKGGPQYKGKKYTVQVAPEDCTGCGACVENCPGAQKDAQGNKTGIKAINMENQFENRLTEMESYEFFLSLPDTDPSLFNRATLKGSQLLRPLFEFSGACAGCGETPYVKLLTQLFGDHIIIANATGCSSIYGGNLPTTPYTTNKDGRGPAWSNSLFEDNAEFGFGYRLTLDSFSGQAKGYLNKAVEEGLVDSALAQKILSQDQSTQEGIEAQRASVAELKKTVASAKDGAGTAAQLDNLADYLARKDVWVLGGDGWAYDIGYGGLDHVIASGRNVNILVLDTEVYSNTGGQMSKSTPRGAVAKFAAAGKPLGKKDLGMMAMTYGTVFVARVAMGANPAQTVRAFNEAASFDGPSLIIAYSTCISHGIDLTYGMEEQKKAVTSGHFPIYRYDPRLASQGKNPFQMDSKEPTTSLDDFRFGENRYMMLKKSDPERAAMLSKLAEKDMRRTQKMYRSLAEIPYGEENKE